A region of the Electrophorus electricus isolate fEleEle1 chromosome 7, fEleEle1.pri, whole genome shotgun sequence genome:
GACTCCCACTTGCAGGCTCGACCATCAACTTGCAAAAAGTTTGTAAGGGAAATCTCGAACATTTCACTGAAGTGACTATCGCGATGACCTAAGTAGTCGCTTCCTGGACCGTGCCCTGCCAagagctaactagctaacaacATAGCCAAACTTAGCTGCTCTCCTACCCTTCTTTAGGGACACTACATTCTTGACAGCTGTGCGGCAGAGAGTTGGACATCGTTTTTTTATATTGCTACTAGGGTAATGTCAAATTATATAAAAGCCTTTTTAGTGAGCTAACAAGTTGTTGCTTGATAGGTAGCTACGTTAACTGATTACAACTGCACGGGATTAATTGGAGCCCAGAACACTTGTAACCTTAGCTGGTGCATAGCATTAGTCTTTAGCTAGATAGTGTTTCCAGTGTGAAGACTGGTTATTCCATTTTAACTGAACACTACATTGATAATTCATGAGTATCACTTGGTAAGCGAAATTCTGTGgcagctagcttagctaacaGGTTGGTTGTATGTTAGCGCGCTAGATatagctagatagctatctTAGGTTCGCTAGCTTGCTGTGCTATTAAGCTCCGAAATGACGGGCCTTTCTCCGGATACATTTAGTATGTAGAACAGATTGCGTTTTTGGTCTTGCACGACGAATTATCGAGTCACTCTGATTTTAATGTCAGCGGAGTTAGCTGGAACATTTTAGCTAGCACGAAAATTCGCCAAGTAAAGCGCCTGTTAAGTTAACGTGTTGGTTGGCAATCTAGACGGTCTCGTCCGCGATTATTCAACGAGAACTTGGTGCATGATGTCAGTTTAATAGCGATAGTAACGGTACAGTCCTTCTTGACTAGAAAGCTTGTTATTTTCACTGGATCTAAAGGTTGATTTATATGGATGTTTTCGTTCTAATGAGAGTTTAGTAAGCTCAATGACAACCCCAGTCATTGCTCATTAAGGCGCATCCTCTTTATGTCTTTGATATATTAATTCGCAtgccagtttaaaaaaagatagTTGGCAAGATTGTGAAATTGAATATGGCTCCCAAGAAAAGACCACTACCCTTAATAATCGGCGGTACAGGAGAAGCACAGACCCCAGCTTCTAATATCGGCGCTGCTTCAGAGTAAGTTCTTACtttaggtttttggttttttttaacttgtatTAGCTTACAAGAAAATACATTCCTAAAATTCATGCAGCGTAATAGACTAGCTGTCTGGTCCACAATTTGTGTGCTCCCTGTCTCTGCCCACCATCAGAGCACATCTAGAGGCCCTTCAAAAGAAACTAGAGGAGCTTGACTTGGATGATCAGCAGAAGAAGCGCTTGGAGGCCTTCCTCACGCAGAAAGCCAAAGTGGGAGAGTTGAAGGATGATGACTTTCAGCACATCTGTGAGCTGGGAGCAGGAAATGGTGGTGTGGTTAATCAAGTTTGCCACAAGCCCTCTGGACTGGTCATGGCCAGGAAGGTGAGATGTTCCGGAGACAGTTATACACGACACAGCTTTTAAACCTATGAGATGCCCATGTTCACAACAAAAGTGGCATTTGCATATAGGACCTGTTGAACCTTATTGAGTCCCCAGTCATTTTTAGATTCTCTTTACCTATTTGAAGTCATAATTACAGTCTGTTCTGTTAGGTCTCAACATGGTACAACAAGTTTCATTGTAGatttttaaagcaacatttttGAATTCCTGAGGTTTTCTTTGTATCATTTAGCTCATTCATCTTGAGATCAAGCAAGCAATCAGGAACCAGATCATTCGAGAACTTCAGGTCCTCCATGAGTGCAACTCTCCTTATATAGTAGGCTTTTATGGAGCTTTCTACAGCGATGGAGAGATCAGCATCTGTATGGAGcacatggtgagtgtgtgttgaagtAATCCTGTACACCAGAATTTGGAAAAAACCTCATGTTGTACTTAAGATTCTAGGAGAAGCCACCATTTTAGGATAATGCAAACAACTCTTGTAACTCATTGTAGTTAGGCCAGACAATGTTAGCAATTTTGTGTGATGTGCCAGCAACGGTATAAACAAGCTATCATCATCACTGAGCTCTTGTCTCCAACACATGAACgtgtaaaatgtatgtgtacaaACATGAGAAAAGTTTAAAGCTAATGAGACGAGGGAGAGTTGGATTCTATGGATTATGTGGTAGCATGAAAGAAAAGGCTATTGAGAGCTGTTCTTTCCTGGCCATAGGATGGCGGTTCTCTGGATCAGGTACTGAAAGAGGCTCGGAGAATTCCAGAAGAAATCCTGGGGAAAGTCAGCATTGCTGTACGTATCTACTATGATATGGTAAATGTTCAGATTTTGAGTCAGACCTTTGGGATATGTGGTCCTCATGGAGTGCTTAAAATGagttgttttttcccctcctgtaGGTTTTAAGAGGTCTTGCCTACCTCAGAGAAAAACATCAGATCATGCACAGAGGTAATGGGGCTTTTCTATGAGGTAGTTCAGgattttgtggtgtttgttgctCAGTTACATtgatttcaaaaataattataagaCATATAAGTACATGCCACTTTGCAATTTTCTGCTtttgaaataaacaatttatgTCGAGTCAAGCCAATCTATCTAGTATATAATTAGAGCTATGTAAAATAAGTACACTTTAACAAATATcaccaaaaatgtaattattccttcacttcataaataaaagttataccttgaaaaaatgtttattacgCCCTTGGTAGTCAGCAGTCTAATCACATTTGCAGATGTCAAGCCCTCAAATATACTGGTAAACTCAAGAGGGGAAATCAAACTGTGTGACTTCGGAGTGAGTGGCCAGCTCATTGACTCCATGGCTAACTCTTTCGTAGGCACAAGGTCATATATGTCGGTGAGTCCATCTGATTTCTCCTAAGTAGGCCATCTGAGGTCAGCAGGAACTACTTTTTATGGTTGTATAACTGATTTATAAGATTTTAAAGAAAGACATGCTGAGATtagtaattaaacatttagaattttGAAAAATCTAAGTTTACATTATGCAGTGTCCCTTGCAAtccaacagaaagaaaaaaaccaaaactttaAGTTTTAGTTGAGGGGGGTGGCCATATATTGTAGTGTTAGTTCTATTCAAACAGGCCAACTGTAAGCAAATAATGTAACTCAtccatgtttgctgtgttttggtcCCCCACATAACAcctctggttttgtttgttgtactAAGCCGGAGAGACTGCAGGGCACTCATTATTCAGTGCAGTCAGACGTGTGGAGCATGGGGCTGTCTCTGGTAGAGCTGGCCATCGGCCGCTACCCGATCCCTCCCCCAGATGCCAAGGAGCTGGAGGCCATCTTCGGACGCCCTGTGATGAATGTAGCGGGGGGAGAGATGCACGGCACCTCCGCACGACCCAGACCCCCCGGCAGACCTGTCAGCGGTAGGACGTGCTTTGAGAgagctctcactctctctgcccacTATAccatatattatattatttttgtattactGACTAGATGacaaattattcattatattagTAACTTTAGCACATAATTAGGGAATGACAAGATTTAAGAGTATATAACAAATGCCTAAATGGCAATATTTGGAAgtcttttaaattttatatcATAATCTTAGACCAGCTGACAAATTCTGTTTTTTGTCTGACATTGGTGTGCACATCTTTATAAATTAGTATTTTATGTGTAGTTCTGCaacctttgtttattttttgaggTTTCATGTATTTATTGCTTCCAGGACATGGGCCTGTCATGGCTATATTTGAGCTGCTGGATTACATTGTCAATGAGGTGATGATTCTTGCGATGCCTAATAAATGCACAGTTGTTGAAttgtgaaggttttttttttcaaagcctGTTTTACTAAACGtctcgtgtgcatgtgtgtttcataCACAGCCTCCACCTAAACTGCCTCATGGAGTCTTCACTGCTGATTTCCATGACTTTGTGACCAAATGGTGAATAGCATCATCTTTTCTCAGTTGGTAGTACTCACTGTATGTACTCAAATGTATGTTCTAGCAAAACCATTTTGGCAAATGGGGaatgaaatatttcagtgttaGAAGTTTTTCAAGTGTGAACTAAAGTGTTTTCAAAATGGTATTTCTAGTCTCATGAAAAATCCTGCAGACAGGGCAGACCTGAAGATGCTGATGGTATGTATGGTGGGCTTATATAATGTACTTGGTTACACTGGCCAAATTTACACTCAACTTGCTGACCTTCCTTCTAGCAAGCATTCTTCTCAGAGCAACCTTGcatgtgtttacctgttttCACAGAACCACACATTTATTAAGCGCTCAGAGGTGGAAGAGGCAGACTTCGCAGGCTGGTTGTGTAAAACCATGGGCTTCAACCAACCCAGCACCCCCACTCGGACAACTGAATAACTAAATTAAAGAACATGTTTccttaaagacacacacacacacacacacacacacacacacacaccatcagtcTCTCTGTCGCCCACCCTTGCCTTCAGATCTCTCATTTGTCACTTTTGAGTCTGTCACAGTTTTGCAAACAGGACTCATTTACGGAGCAGTTTATAGACCTGCCATCATCCTGCACACATACTCTGCCCAACCATAAATTGACTGAGCAGTTTTCGGGTAAGCATATAGACAGCTGTCGCAAATACACTTTCACGTCCAcgtatatgcatgcacacatacacaaacacatgcacacattttcaAGTTAAGGCCTCTCAGGTGAATCTTATATTAATAATTGTATAGATATATTACTTTTTCTGGGCTTTGATCATGTGCTACagttaatatatacagtataaagacAAAATGTACATCTCAGTCACTGTTATCAGGCAGTCATGATGAGTTCAGTGCTTCATGAGTCATTTTTGCCATTGACATGAACCAGAAATGATTGTACGGCTTTTAGCCTTTaactcaataaaaaaaaaaatcttgtgaTTGTAACGATTTACTGTTCTGTCTCTTCCGggaattatttttcattcactGTGGAATAGAGGTAAGGTAATCAGAAACAGTGTAAGTCTAATATGACTATTTAGATCTGCCTTTTATAAACTAGTTATCAGTCAGCTGTACGGATAAGATTAGCCTtggatgtggtgtttgtttcaACACTACAACATCCTCTTCCTTTAAAAATATCGTGTGGGTCATAAAAGAATAACAAttgaacataaaacacagaacaattGTAAACTCTGACAAATGTCAATAGACAGTTTCAAAGTTCTGTAAACAGCAGTATTGTAATGAGTTTCCTGTGAAGGGGGCTGTGTAAGCTTAATAAAGGTGTTGCTAGGTATAAGCTAGAAACCTTGACTGCTATTTTTTCACAACTAGAATTTAAGAGCTGCTCTTGTAGTAGAGCATATATCTCTAAAGCTGTTTTTAAAGTCACTACACTCATTTGGGTTCTTTTTGAAAAAGTGGCATTCGAGTCCTTGAACAAAGCTAAATCCAACCATGCTGATTTCTCCGTTATGATGGGTAGGCATTTGTTATAGAGTTATAACAGTCCTTGCATTTCAGCCATTAAGAAACTTGAACCTGTTTCAATCAATCAGAAACTTTCAGTATATCACTTATGAGTTTATGAGGTCAGGTTACCTGTCTCTGGGTGGCTGTCAAAATACTTCATCATTTCTGCCTATGGCCATAACAAAAATTCATATTGGAAGATTGCGGTGTATCATTTCACCCAGCAGGTGGCGACATATGCATCTGATTTTAGGGTCGCTGAGATGCTTGGATAAATCCAAAGCGATTTGTAGCATGTGGTCGGATATCCAGCAGATTTGGTTGAAATTGGTTTAAAATTTTCAGACTGGTTACTAATGGAGCATTTCGGTGTGGCAGTACCAATCTAGGATCAATTATGTGATTAAACCCATGATAGACAAAGGAGGAATGTTAATCCTATTCTAAATTGCATTGATACTAGTCCTGATGATCTCTTATTAACTAGAGCGTGCCCATCTGATCACTCAGAAGGTTGCATTATATGATCAAAAGTTCCATTTGCTAATACGGGAATATAAATTTAGCAATAGCCTGTTCAAGTATATGCAAATATAACGCCTAAAATGTATTGTTAGCTAGAatgtattattaacatttttgccCTTCAGTGATTTCAGCTCATGGTTCtgtcttctcttttttccctcttgaCATCAGTGTGATTGCTGCCTATCTCTGCATTCAGTTGAGGTGCGTCTCCTCTGGACACTCTGTTTTCCGACTGTTGCCAGTAGCCTTAATTACACAGCAACCTCTGCATCCCCACTCCCCTTAGTCTGGTGTAATCATATGTCCAATGTATAAGACCTCACCAAAGTCTTGCGGTGGTCGTTTGCAATGCAGTGTGACTGGATTTGGGAGTGACACGGGGTATTTGCCCTGCAGGCGTCCCAAGACAAACGAGACGTGGTCGCTTTAAGCCCGCTCCCTCACTgcggcagacagacagcaaactCTGCAGTCATtaatatgcaaaaatgcaaatgagtggGTAATTAAGAGCAGGAGTTCTACAGAGGCTCTTTGATTGCTAATGAATTCTAATCTGCAAAAAGGGGGATGGGTtgatgggaaaaaaaacgaaTGAAGAAAAGAGAGCAGGCAATGGAGAGAAAGTGGAATGAACACGAAGCACTGTGTCtccagagaaagacagagtgggGAGTatccttctctgtgtgtgctgataaaTAGTTGATTTGTCCTCTACACTAGACTGGGGGGAGAACATGGTCAAGCTAATGTTGCTGCAATATATAGGACACACTAAATAATGCAGACAAGATTGCAATACACAGAACATGACATTGCCTTCAGTGATGGAGCATCTGAAAATTAGGGTGGCAGTTCCAAGGGTGTATAGAGAAGGTGTGGCGGAGATGcttaataaatattttcccGCAggctcagatgtgtgtgtgtgtgtgtgtgtgtgtgtgtgtgtgtgtgtgtgtttctctttgcgtgtatgtgtgttgtttggcACTAGTTGGGAGAAAGGCACATGTGAGTTGCCATCTGACCCCCATTGAGAATGAAGGCGAGAATGGGGTTAGGTGTCTTGGCAAGACTTGAACAATGGTAGCATATGTGTTGCGAAGCTCAAATGATGTCATATTGTCATTTTGGCAAGCGGTGACTCCTCATTGATGCAAAGAGACAGAGCTGTCATTGTTGTGCAGCGCTTCCATGATATGCCCTCGTCATTCCCACACCCATGTTCTTCTAATCATGAATCCCACAACGTGCATCTGTGACATGCAGTTTCAATACTAACAGTCTCTTTTTTCACCACGATTCACTTCATCAAACATAGCTGCATTGAGATCACAATGGAACAGACCACTGGTGCAAAATGCTGCTCACTTTGAGGAATTCAGTGCTAGACAAGGGAGAGCTACCTATATCATTGCTTACCCTCAAAATCAGTGGCACTAACATTGTACCCCTATAAAGCAACAGTCTGACTATTCAGTAACCCCTGTGTTTTGAATATCACTGCATTAGTTGGTcagggtttggtttttttttataatcatTTGCTGATTGAAAACAATGGATTTGTATCTTCTTTGTATCTTTCATCCTTGCTTACCAAACCCTGAAGTGTGTGagttttctctgcctctctctctcacacacacacacacagagagacttcCGTCACTCACCTGCACCACTGTGACCGCAGGGCAGCACAGTAGCTCGGCACTCAGctgcagttttgtgtgtgtgtgtgtgtgtgtgtgtgtgtgtgtgtgtgtgtgtgtgtgtgtgtgtgtgtgtgtgtgtgtgtgtgtgtgtgtgtgtgtgtgtgtgtgtgtgtgcatatgcgcgCACGCATTTACtcacaggaagtgtgtgttgtgcatacTGTAGCTGAAGCGTGGGCGTTTAGACAgcccaaaaaagaaaataaaacaaaacaaaacgcaCACCCAGTTGGTGACAGGGTTCCCAAGGTCCAACACACCAGTCAGTGGCCAGTATCAAAGCCATTGTTGTTTTGTAGGGTCATTGAATTACCTATTGTAGTTATAACAAGGTAGAACACTTCAATTACCACAAAGGCACTACCTTAATCTGGTGATTTGGACAAAATGGGTTTACAAATGAAGGAGTATGACCATGCACGTGCAGTGTGTCTTTTTGAATCACCTATAAAAGCAGCAGGGACATGATCTGTGAAAAGCTTTAACTGAGTTAAAGatacagcaggaaaaaaaaagacttagtAGTAATCTGAGCATAGTGTAGTAATTCATATTTTTGCTTCCCCGCCTTGCCCCCTGATGAAGGACAGCGCAGCGTAAAATGATGAGTTAGCAAGTAGTTTGCAAGCCTTAAAGGAAATGGTGCATGTATATGAGTGAGGGAAGGCAAAACTTTGAAGCTGTGCATGCggtgggctttgtgtgtgtgtgtttgtgtgtgggggtgtgtgtgtatgacgcCGACCCTTCTCATCTGCATGGGCTTTCATAAGAAATACAAACCACCGGGCCATGATGTGACTGTGGCTGTCTCGTAAAGAGCAAGGTGTAATTTCCTAGAACCAGGTGCACAATCATCTCACAGCATACCGAGCATACCAGTCAACCACATGAGAATCACCTTACTGAAGTCATCTCACAACAAATGCTCCATACTGCCATCAAGTTCAATACTGTGTCAGGTAGAGTAATGTGATAAAATGCTATACATTGCTGGCTAATTTGAACAGAAAAATGTCTattaaaacatgtatgtatttttcacattaaataGGCTAAAAAAGGTAAAAGTCTTTTTTAACAGTCTGTTGACTGTTATTGGCACTGTACTAATATACACATCCTTCTTAACACTTTTAAACCAACATTCATGGGAGgtatacaaaaataaatcaataagtAAAAGTAAATTACATTTGTCAGAATTGCAGAGAGCATGCACAACTGTTCCAACAGGACAAAAAAGCAGTGTTCCTTCTGTACAAGATTGTGTGTCCCTTGATTTGTCAACATTCATGCCAGAAAATACTTAAGCTCTGGAACGCACCGCCCTGTCTCTTCCAAAGACTCTACTATTCAGCTGTTTACGGCTGTTTGTGTCCTGCTTTTGCTTATTTACTACATACGTCCAAAGaagacaaggaaaacatttttttaattctatttCTTAAGTCATGTTACTATGATCACATTCTTCTAGCAATTTGGCCTAATAAGAATTAAACATGGCATACCTTCACCCTCAAATTTTAACCCCTGGAAAGTCTTTTTCTATCGTATTCTTGGGCAGTTCCTACAGCTGAAGTCTTTCAAATCCTACAAAGGCTGCTATTGAGCAGCCTGTAGCGGTTGACACAGACGGCGCTCTGGACTATCCAACTTCGCTATCCTAGAGGTTAATGTTCGGTGCCCTGTCAGGCCTTATTCACGATGTCTTGTGTGTTATTTCGCCCCTCATCTATTGTAATGTGCAGTCCGCTTCGTCTCCCATGCACGCCGGCCGTAAGGGACggtggttgccatggtttcgGCGGCCCTGGCGGATGCTTTCAGTTAGCTAATCCAGCCTGAACCTCTCCAACCCCTGTGCTGAATGCACTCCATGTCAGACACAGCTGCTCCTCTTTCAGCTCCAGGGATTCATGAGGCAGCCGTCTCGCCAGTGCCGCAGACTGCAGTGCTCCGGCTTTGGGGTGCTCACTTGCTGAGCTGGGGTAAGCTCTGGGAAACGCGTTCCCAATTACTGAATGCTGTAACCCCAAACGTCCACTGATCCCAAACTA
Encoded here:
- the map2k2b gene encoding dual specificity mitogen-activated protein kinase kinase 2b, which translates into the protein MAPKKRPLPLIIGGTGEAQTPASNIGAASEAHLEALQKKLEELDLDDQQKKRLEAFLTQKAKVGELKDDDFQHICELGAGNGGVVNQVCHKPSGLVMARKLIHLEIKQAIRNQIIRELQVLHECNSPYIVGFYGAFYSDGEISICMEHMDGGSLDQVLKEARRIPEEILGKVSIAVLRGLAYLREKHQIMHRDVKPSNILVNSRGEIKLCDFGVSGQLIDSMANSFVGTRSYMSPERLQGTHYSVQSDVWSMGLSLVELAIGRYPIPPPDAKELEAIFGRPVMNVAGGEMHGTSARPRPPGRPVSGHGPVMAIFELLDYIVNEPPPKLPHGVFTADFHDFVTKCLMKNPADRADLKMLMNHTFIKRSEVEEADFAGWLCKTMGFNQPSTPTRTTE